In Curtobacterium sp. L6-1, a genomic segment contains:
- a CDS encoding Rv2175c family DNA-binding protein: MSATLPGDDALSERWLTVPDLVDLLGVSPGRVHRLFEERTLLPARVDGVLRVPTEFLDGTEPLPALRGTLIVLGDNGLTDDEAVRWMLTPDDAMGTSPIAALRANRKAEVRRAAQALL, encoded by the coding sequence GTGAGTGCCACCCTTCCCGGAGACGACGCCCTGTCCGAACGCTGGTTGACCGTGCCCGACCTGGTCGACCTGCTGGGGGTGAGCCCCGGCCGCGTCCACCGCCTGTTCGAGGAGCGCACGCTGCTCCCCGCCCGCGTCGACGGCGTGCTCCGGGTCCCCACCGAGTTCCTCGACGGCACCGAGCCCCTGCCCGCCCTCCGCGGCACCCTCATCGTCCTCGGCGACAACGGGCTGACCGACGACGAGGCCGTGCGCTGGATGCTCACCCCCGACGACGCCATGGGGACGTCGCCGATCGCCGCCCTGCGGGCGAACCGCAAGGCGGAGGTGCGCCGCGCGGCGCAGGCGCTCCTCTAG
- the rsmH gene encoding 16S rRNA (cytosine(1402)-N(4))-methyltransferase RsmH, with protein MAAPERFPHTPVMLERIVDLFTPTLEGPGKVVVDATLGMGGHSAGLLERFPELTLVGLDRDTDALGIAGDRLARFGDRVHLVHTVYDELPAALDGLGISAVDGVLFDLGVSSLQLDRAERGFAYSQDAPLDMRMDRTQGITAAEVLAEYDERDLRRIFQRYGEEKLAGRYAKAIVERRVERPFTMSGDLVQVLHDATPVAVQRQGHPAKRVFQALRIEVNTELSVLERAIPAALDRIRVGGRLVVESYQSLEDRIVKRALVERTTSSAPADLPVELPEHAPTFTLVVKGAEQADEAERAANPRATPVRLRAAERIRK; from the coding sequence ATGGCAGCACCGGAACGGTTCCCGCACACACCCGTGATGCTCGAGCGCATCGTGGACCTCTTCACGCCGACGCTCGAGGGCCCGGGCAAGGTCGTCGTCGATGCGACCCTCGGGATGGGCGGCCACTCGGCGGGACTCCTCGAGCGTTTCCCCGAGCTCACCCTCGTCGGCCTCGACCGCGACACCGACGCACTCGGCATCGCGGGGGACCGGCTCGCACGCTTCGGCGACCGTGTGCACCTGGTGCACACCGTCTACGACGAACTGCCCGCGGCGCTCGACGGCCTCGGCATCAGCGCGGTGGACGGCGTCCTGTTCGACCTGGGCGTCTCGTCGCTGCAGCTCGACCGGGCCGAGCGTGGCTTCGCCTACAGCCAGGACGCCCCGCTCGACATGCGGATGGACCGGACGCAGGGCATCACCGCGGCCGAGGTCCTCGCCGAGTACGACGAGCGCGACCTGCGACGGATCTTCCAGCGCTACGGCGAGGAGAAGCTCGCCGGCCGGTACGCGAAGGCGATCGTCGAACGACGCGTCGAGCGTCCCTTCACCATGTCCGGCGACCTGGTCCAGGTGCTGCACGACGCGACCCCGGTCGCGGTCCAGCGCCAGGGGCACCCGGCGAAGCGCGTGTTCCAGGCGCTCCGGATCGAGGTCAACACCGAGCTCAGCGTGCTCGAACGGGCGATCCCCGCCGCACTCGACCGCATCCGGGTCGGCGGGCGCCTGGTGGTCGAGTCCTACCAGTCCCTCGAGGACCGCATCGTCAAGCGGGCCCTCGTGGAACGGACCACGTCGAGTGCCCCGGCGGACCTGCCGGTCGAACTCCCCGAGCACGCTCCGACCTTCACCCTCGTCGTCAAGGGCGCGGAACAGGCCGACGAGGCCGAACGCGCCGCCAACCCCCGAGCTACCCCCGTGCGACTCCGCGCGGCCGAGCGGATCCGGAAGTGA
- a CDS encoding Mur ligase family protein → MSARIPPVLRPEHPTPRPVAELANAFGLRVVGSLDGVETTGVTLSAAEVQPGDLFVGVHGANRHGAEFAADAAERGAVAVLTDADGVATAETSGLPVLVVEDPRAALGDVSAWVYRTNPDEAELPQLFAVTGTNGKTSTSYILEGILKQLGLVTGLSSTAERHIGSLSVTSRLTTPEASEMHALLARMRESEVRAVAVEVSAQALSRHRVDGIVFDVVAFTNLSHDHLDDYADMEEYFQAKLPLFQPEHGRRGVVSLDTDWGQRVVQDCRIPVTTITVHPDVEAEWHVDIVEAHAAYTEFRLTGPEGRELTTRVPLIGWHMAANAALAIVMLVEGGFELGAIAHALETNHRRYPDETEGTVVSAIECYLPGRTERVSGDAGPSVYVDFGHSPDAFLNTLAAVRQFTPGKVVMLFGADGDRDTTKRADMARVAAEGSDILVVTDHHPRFEDAASIRKTLVDAARAAYPDHEIHEVSPPEAAIRAAVALVGDGDSILWAGPGHQDYRDIQGVRTPYSARDEARTALREAGWEPNTGPAEDAR, encoded by the coding sequence TTGTCAGCACGGATCCCCCCGGTCCTCCGGCCCGAACACCCGACCCCGCGGCCGGTCGCCGAACTCGCGAACGCCTTCGGGCTCCGCGTCGTCGGCTCCCTGGACGGCGTCGAGACGACCGGGGTCACCCTGAGCGCCGCCGAGGTGCAGCCGGGTGACCTGTTCGTCGGCGTCCACGGCGCGAACCGCCACGGTGCCGAGTTCGCCGCCGACGCCGCCGAGCGCGGTGCGGTCGCGGTGCTGACCGACGCCGACGGCGTCGCGACGGCCGAGACCTCGGGCCTCCCGGTGCTCGTCGTCGAGGACCCCCGTGCCGCGCTGGGCGACGTCTCGGCGTGGGTCTACCGCACCAACCCGGACGAGGCCGAGCTCCCGCAGCTCTTCGCCGTCACGGGCACGAACGGCAAGACGAGCACCTCCTACATCCTCGAGGGCATCCTCAAGCAGCTCGGCCTGGTCACCGGCCTGAGCTCGACCGCCGAGCGCCACATCGGCTCGCTCAGCGTGACGAGCCGCCTCACCACGCCCGAGGCCAGCGAGATGCACGCGCTCCTCGCCCGCATGCGCGAGAGCGAGGTCCGCGCGGTGGCCGTCGAGGTCAGCGCCCAGGCCCTCAGCCGGCACCGGGTCGACGGCATCGTGTTCGACGTCGTCGCCTTCACGAACCTCAGCCACGACCACCTCGACGACTACGCCGACATGGAGGAGTACTTCCAGGCGAAGCTGCCGCTGTTCCAGCCGGAGCACGGCCGTCGCGGAGTCGTCTCGCTCGACACCGATTGGGGGCAGCGTGTCGTGCAGGACTGCCGCATCCCGGTGACGACCATCACGGTCCACCCCGACGTCGAGGCCGAGTGGCACGTCGACATCGTCGAGGCGCACGCCGCCTACACCGAGTTCCGGCTGACCGGCCCCGAGGGTCGGGAGCTGACCACCCGCGTCCCGCTCATCGGCTGGCACATGGCCGCGAACGCCGCACTGGCGATCGTCATGCTCGTCGAGGGCGGCTTCGAGCTCGGCGCCATCGCGCACGCGCTCGAGACGAACCACCGGCGCTACCCCGACGAGACCGAGGGCACGGTCGTCAGCGCGATCGAGTGCTACCTGCCCGGTCGCACCGAGCGGGTCTCCGGCGACGCGGGCCCGAGCGTCTACGTCGACTTCGGCCACAGCCCCGACGCCTTCCTCAACACCCTCGCCGCGGTCCGCCAGTTCACGCCCGGCAAGGTCGTGATGCTGTTCGGTGCCGACGGTGACCGCGACACCACGAAGCGTGCCGACATGGCGCGCGTGGCGGCCGAGGGGTCGGACATCCTCGTCGTCACCGACCACCACCCCCGCTTCGAGGACGCCGCGTCGATCCGGAAGACCCTGGTCGACGCCGCCCGTGCCGCGTACCCGGACCACGAGATCCACGAAGTGAGCCCGCCCGAGGCCGCGATCCGCGCCGCCGTCGCCCTCGTCGGCGACGGGGACTCGATCCTCTGGGCCGGTCCGGGACACCAGGACTACCGCGACATCCAGGGCGTCCGGACGCCGTACTCCGCCCGCGACGAAGCCCGCACCGCCCTCCGCGAAGCCGGCTGGGAACCGAACACGGGCCCGGCGGAGGACGCACGATGA
- a CDS encoding polyprenyl synthetase family protein: MAESTRLVDLVSARIDRALDEQRDRLASISPDLVSFDTFARDLLSGGKRFRALFCYWGWQSVAGRSGSFDPLSEGSRQTTAEAIVTAAAALEIFHAAALVHDDIMDRSDTRRGRPAAHRRFESLHAESSWVGDRALYGTNAALLLGDGLLSLSDAVFDEALALLDPVRARIVRQEFHTMRLEVTAGQYLDIHEETAWPTVDDAEQLVRAQRVIVFKSAKYSVEAPLLIGALIAGASESQLDGLRSFGLPLGVAYQLRDDVLGVFGDPEVTGKPAGDDLREGKRTVLVATARKALPVGARQLLDELLGDPDLDDDQVQMLRATLTDSGALSAVERSIDRHVQRAKAALDAAPLTPSAREQLASLADTVSRRSA; encoded by the coding sequence GTGGCTGAGAGTACGCGATTAGTGGACCTCGTCTCGGCGCGGATCGATCGGGCTCTCGACGAGCAGCGCGACCGCCTCGCGTCGATCAGTCCGGACCTGGTGTCCTTCGACACGTTCGCCCGGGACCTCCTGTCCGGCGGCAAGCGCTTCCGGGCGCTGTTCTGCTACTGGGGGTGGCAGTCCGTCGCGGGCCGTTCCGGCTCGTTCGACCCGCTCTCCGAGGGGTCCCGCCAGACCACGGCCGAGGCGATCGTCACCGCCGCCGCCGCACTGGAGATCTTCCACGCCGCGGCCCTCGTGCACGACGACATCATGGACCGGTCGGACACCCGTCGCGGCCGTCCGGCAGCGCACCGCCGCTTCGAGTCCCTGCACGCCGAGTCGTCCTGGGTCGGCGACCGTGCGCTCTACGGCACGAACGCCGCCCTGCTGCTGGGTGACGGACTCCTCTCCCTCAGCGACGCGGTCTTCGACGAGGCCCTCGCGCTCCTCGACCCGGTCCGGGCGCGCATCGTCCGCCAGGAGTTCCACACCATGCGGCTCGAGGTGACGGCCGGGCAGTACCTCGACATCCACGAGGAGACCGCGTGGCCGACGGTCGACGACGCCGAGCAGCTCGTCCGGGCCCAGCGCGTCATCGTCTTCAAGTCCGCCAAGTACTCGGTCGAGGCGCCGCTCCTCATCGGTGCGCTGATCGCCGGCGCGAGCGAGAGCCAGCTCGACGGGCTGCGGTCGTTCGGCCTCCCCCTCGGCGTGGCCTACCAGCTCCGCGACGACGTCCTCGGTGTCTTCGGCGACCCCGAGGTGACGGGCAAGCCGGCGGGCGACGACCTCCGCGAGGGCAAGCGCACCGTCCTCGTCGCGACGGCCCGCAAGGCACTCCCGGTCGGTGCGCGCCAGCTCCTCGACGAGCTGCTCGGCGACCCGGACCTCGACGACGACCAGGTGCAGATGCTCCGCGCGACGCTCACCGACTCCGGTGCGCTCAGCGCCGTCGAGCGCTCGATCGACCGCCACGTCCAGCGGGCGAAGGCCGCGCTCGACGCGGCGCCGCTCACGCCCTCGGCACGCGAGCAGCTCGCGTCCCTCGCGGACACGGTCAGTCGCCGCTCCGCCTGA
- the mraZ gene encoding division/cell wall cluster transcriptional repressor MraZ yields MLLGTHAPKLDEKGRVILPAKFRDELSGGLVMTRGQERCVVVFSARTFEELHERIRQAPMTSKRTRDYMRLFLSGASAEQPDKQNRVTIPQNLREYAGLERDLTVIGSGDRAEIWSTSAWEAYYAEAEEAFAENDEEVIPGIF; encoded by the coding sequence ATGCTGCTCGGTACCCATGCCCCGAAGCTCGACGAGAAGGGTCGCGTGATCCTCCCCGCCAAGTTCCGGGACGAACTGTCCGGGGGCCTCGTCATGACCCGCGGCCAGGAGCGGTGCGTGGTCGTCTTCAGTGCCAGGACCTTCGAGGAACTCCACGAGCGGATCCGCCAGGCGCCGATGACGTCGAAGCGCACCCGCGACTACATGCGCCTGTTCCTCTCCGGGGCGAGCGCGGAACAGCCCGACAAGCAGAACCGCGTCACGATCCCGCAGAACCTCCGCGAGTACGCGGGGCTCGAGCGGGACCTGACAGTCATCGGCAGCGGTGACCGTGCCGAGATCTGGTCGACCAGCGCATGGGAGGCCTACTACGCCGAGGCCGAGGAGGCCTTCGCCGAGAACGACGAGGAGGTGATCCCGGGGATCTTCTGA
- a CDS encoding peptidoglycan D,D-transpeptidase FtsI family protein, translating to MQKTLRNRRLRYSVVVIAIIALVAVFVVRLVDIQVVQAEELTDAAQSKRSIPVTLYGTRGSIVDRDGTALAESVIRYNITTSPRLVKKFEGKLGGTRVKDVTVDQALAAVAQASGGDVETMRKNIAADPKSDFAYLVKGIDAKHYEAVVALGIPWVYKEQQAARTYPTGAATGNITGFMGTDGAQAGLELAYQKCLAGTNGSETYERGEDGVQLPGSTVTKKRAQDGGTLVTTIDSDLQYMAGQDIADAALQLKAESATATVVNAKTGEVLAVADYPTVDPNDVDATTDQGAFGSRALTAAYEPGSTIKAAIAAALIDKGLASPTTQVVVPYSRTFSWGGTIHDSELHPTENLTLTGILRDSSNVGITDLGAKMTTQQRYDVMREFGLFEPEPAIDYPGQPSMQYGASPKWDKQTDVNSMFGQGIVTTAMQVSSIYQTLANGGVRIPLHMVKGCQTESGKTIDAPDVQSKRVVSETAATQTVDMLQSVVTDGTLEGMKPISGYNVAAKTGTAEVSDGKGYGADRIISVAGMAPAEDPQYVVTVTFTKPQTSKWSSGAAPAFRTLMSQVLEKYRVAPSTTQARTYPSTW from the coding sequence GTGCAGAAGACCCTCCGCAACCGCCGACTCCGATACAGCGTCGTGGTGATCGCGATCATCGCCCTGGTCGCGGTGTTCGTCGTCCGCCTGGTGGACATCCAGGTCGTGCAGGCCGAGGAGCTCACCGACGCTGCGCAGTCGAAGCGCAGCATCCCGGTGACGCTCTACGGCACCCGGGGGTCGATCGTCGACCGGGACGGCACCGCCCTGGCCGAGAGCGTGATCCGGTACAACATCACGACGTCGCCCCGCCTGGTGAAGAAGTTCGAGGGCAAGCTCGGCGGGACCCGGGTCAAGGACGTCACGGTCGACCAGGCCCTCGCCGCCGTCGCGCAGGCGTCTGGCGGTGACGTCGAGACCATGCGGAAGAACATCGCCGCGGACCCGAAGTCGGACTTCGCCTACCTGGTGAAGGGCATCGACGCCAAGCACTACGAGGCCGTCGTCGCCCTCGGCATCCCCTGGGTCTACAAGGAGCAGCAGGCCGCGCGGACGTACCCGACGGGCGCTGCCACCGGCAACATCACCGGGTTCATGGGCACGGACGGTGCCCAGGCCGGCCTCGAGCTCGCGTACCAGAAGTGCCTCGCCGGGACGAACGGCTCCGAGACCTACGAACGCGGCGAGGACGGCGTCCAGCTGCCGGGCAGCACCGTGACGAAGAAGCGTGCGCAGGACGGTGGGACGCTCGTCACCACGATCGACAGCGACCTGCAGTACATGGCGGGGCAGGACATCGCCGACGCGGCGCTGCAGCTCAAGGCCGAGTCCGCGACCGCGACCGTCGTCAACGCGAAGACCGGTGAGGTGCTCGCCGTCGCGGACTACCCGACGGTCGACCCCAACGACGTCGACGCGACCACCGACCAGGGCGCCTTCGGGTCCCGGGCGCTGACGGCGGCGTACGAGCCCGGTTCGACGATCAAGGCCGCCATCGCCGCCGCGCTCATCGACAAGGGGCTCGCGAGCCCGACGACCCAGGTCGTCGTCCCGTACTCGCGCACGTTCTCGTGGGGCGGCACCATCCACGACTCCGAGCTGCACCCGACCGAGAACCTGACGCTGACCGGGATCCTCCGCGACTCGTCGAACGTCGGCATCACCGACCTCGGCGCCAAGATGACGACGCAGCAGCGGTACGACGTCATGCGTGAGTTCGGCCTGTTCGAACCGGAGCCGGCGATCGACTACCCGGGCCAGCCGTCCATGCAGTACGGCGCGAGCCCGAAGTGGGACAAGCAGACCGACGTCAACTCAATGTTCGGTCAGGGCATCGTGACGACGGCGATGCAGGTGTCAAGCATCTACCAGACCCTCGCGAACGGCGGTGTCCGGATCCCGCTGCACATGGTCAAGGGCTGCCAGACCGAGTCCGGGAAGACGATCGACGCGCCCGACGTGCAGAGCAAGCGGGTGGTGTCCGAGACCGCGGCGACCCAGACCGTCGACATGCTCCAGAGCGTGGTGACGGACGGGACGCTCGAGGGCATGAAGCCGATCTCGGGCTACAACGTCGCGGCGAAGACCGGCACCGCCGAGGTCTCCGACGGCAAGGGCTACGGCGCGGACCGTATCATCTCGGTGGCCGGAATGGCACCCGCCGAAGACCCCCAGTATGTTGTCACGGTGACGTTCACGAAGCCGCAGACCTCGAAGTGGTCGAGCGGAGCGGCTCCGGCGTTCCGCACACTCATGTCCCAGGTGCTCGAGAAGTACCGAGTCGCCCCCTCCACGACGCAGGCACGCACCTACCCGTCGACCTGGTAG
- a CDS encoding DUF3040 domain-containing protein, which yields MPLSEQEQRLLEEMERSLYQNDSDFVARVTRRQGRPTYTAITIGVLIGLVGVGVIVLGLVIKQPLIGVLGFVVMLAGVLFALRPGGRTVAARPARPGPGGRPAARGTARPARGSSGGSFIDRMNERWDKRNQQD from the coding sequence ATGCCACTCTCGGAGCAAGAGCAGCGACTCCTCGAGGAGATGGAGCGGAGCCTCTACCAGAACGACTCCGACTTCGTGGCGCGCGTGACCCGCCGCCAAGGCCGTCCCACGTACACCGCCATCACGATCGGTGTGCTCATCGGCCTCGTCGGCGTGGGTGTGATCGTCCTCGGCCTGGTCATCAAGCAGCCCCTCATCGGTGTGCTGGGATTCGTCGTGATGCTCGCGGGGGTGCTCTTCGCCCTCCGTCCGGGTGGACGCACCGTGGCGGCCCGGCCCGCGCGGCCCGGCCCCGGCGGGCGTCCGGCAGCGCGCGGCACCGCACGTCCGGCGCGGGGCTCCTCCGGCGGGTCCTTCATCGACCGGATGAACGAGCGCTGGGACAAGCGCAACCAGCAGGACTAG